The genomic stretch CTCCGTCTCCGACAGGAACCGCGAAAGGTTGGCACGTCGAACTCCCCTTTCGAGATCGACGAGTCCGCCAAGCATCTCACGTATCGACGGCACACCATCAAAAGGGCGACCGTGAATGATCTCATCCGGGACCGCCTTCAGCAGTGTTGCAAGAGCGTTGGCCTCGTCGACAAGAACCGCGAGCTGACCCAGCATCGCTTCCTGCGGAGAACTCGTCCTCCACCATCTTTCCGTGGATGTCGTGTCCTCTCCCGGCGACGCGTCGCGACGAACCATCACGGGGTCGCGGATCCGGCAGCGTCCGTGGCACCACCATCTTCCAGCCACTTCAGAAACGGACGGTCCCTGAGGCTGTGAATGTTGTTGTCTTTCTGGAAGTCCCAGTTCTGGCCATACTGTTTGTTGCGTGCCATTTCCAGGAACTCGAGTCGGTCTACGATCCGCTCCATCGGTACAAGCAGTTTATCGAGACCAAAGATCGCTTCGTCGCGATTCTGGAACGTCATGTCGTATTCCTTCGACATCACGATGGCTTCCTCCGGGCACACCTCCTCACAGAATCCGCAATAGATGCACCGGAGCATGTTGATCTCAAACCACTCGGGCTCACGCTCCTTGGGTCCCTCAATCTCTTGCGACTGCATCGAGATGGCCATCGGCGGACACGCGCGGGCACACAGATTGCAGGAGACACAGCGAGGACGGCCGTGCTCTTCGACCAGAACGGGGCGACCCCGATAGCCGTCCGGCGGGTACCACTGCTCCTCCGGGTACTGCACAGTGTAGCTCGGCTCTTTCACCATCTTGCGGAAAGAGTAACCGAGACCCCGGGCTACCTCGGGAAGATAGAGCCGCTCCCAGAAGTTAAGCTTGCGCTCATTCTTCTTCGCGGTGTTGAGAGGCGTTCCTGGCATCGCGGCAGAAGGAAGTTGATGATTAGGACGGCGTCGATTTGATCGCTAAATCTAACACTATCCGGAATAACTTGAATGAACCCTTTTCGTGCCCGCGGAACAGGGTATTCAACGGATATTACGTATTCGATAACATCAGACAGTCTAGCTCGCTGTTGGCCAAAGCGATATGATATTTATAGAAAGGATAATTGTGTGTCAAAAATCGAAAATCGATCTGTAATGTGACATTACTTGCAACACGATGACACATGATCTTCCTAGTACATTGGTCAACTGATATGTAATCGGAGGAGGTGTTATGAACAGAACAAATGCTAGTATTTACGACAGGAATGGAACGTGGTATATCAGCTACTACGATCAGGATAGAAATCCCAAACGACTGACCTACAGACAAGATATCACGTGCCAGTGACGAGGAGGTTTTGATCAGTGGGTGCGCGTGCACAGAAGTACTAAGGAACTTCAAACCAGACATGACTCAAATTGCCTTTCGGTGAGGCTGCTATGCTGGGACATACCTTTTGGACTGAACTAAGGACCTATTTGTACCTGGGTATAAAGTTCGGAATATCACTGGCGCTGATTGGTGCTGCGGCGCACATGTTGTGGGGCACTTCGGAAACAGTCCTCTACACAATGTGGACTGGTTTCTTGATCGGACTTCTCGTGGGATCTGCAGAAATCGCCTTCTCCCACCCGCTCGCCGGCCGTTTTCCTTATTCGATCGTCCTTCTGGTAAGAACGACCTGTTATTTCGCCGTCAGCCTCGTAGGTATTTACGGAGTCCTCCTTCTCTATCTGAACAAGATCGGAATGACTTCGATGGCACTTCGCGACCCGCTGGTTTTCGCCGACATAAGTACGAAATACTTCCTGACGAACGTCAATGTGCTCTACATCCTGTCCCTTACGCTGGCAACGACAGTCGTCTGGCAACTCAAGTCATTCTTCGGAAAAGGTGTGCTCTTCAATTATCTAACTGGCAGATATCACAAACCAAGAATCGAGGAGCGCATCTTCATGTTTTTGGACTTGAATGATGCGACCACGTTGGCGGAGCAGCTCGGTTCAAGACGATTCAGCTCCTTGCTGGGAGACTTCTTCAAGGATATCGATGCTGCGATCACGCGATCAAGGGGGCAGGTTTTTCAGTACGTTGGTGATGAAGTTGTGGTTGTGTGGAAACCACAGTACGGTCTCATGAACAGCAATTGTGTGAATGCATTCTTCATGGCAGAGACAATGGTGGAGCGTCGAAAGGGCTACTATCTCACCAAATACAATAGCGTCCCATCATTCAAGGCTTCCCTGCACCTGGGAGAAGTAACGATCAGCGAGGTCGGTATCTCAAAAAGGGAGATCGCGTACCACGGCGATACGATTAATACGGCCTCCCGGATATGTAGTGCAGCCCACGTTCTTGGAAAGCGTCTGCTATTGTCCCGAGCGGTGCGAGACCAGATATCTCAAAACGGAGATATCTACTTTGATGACTTAGGAGAACACGAGGTCAAAGGGAAATACGATAGAATACATCTGTACTCCGTGTAGTCGGACTGGAATTGCTGCCCACGGGTTTTGACATTCGAAGCTTTGAATGAAATTCCAGCCGGGCCCAGGTCAAATGTGCAATCCTTGCATCATCCCTTGAGATCTTGTTGCACGTCAGATAGATCTGGACGAGATTCAGAGATTGCGATTAGCGCGTGGCAGTTGGATCGCTTTCTGAAGGGACCGTCACACAAGAATCAACGTTGACTTTGTCTTTCTGGACGGGTGCAACATCTTCAACGGATATTAAAGGTGCCGGACGCCCGCCTCACTTCTTCCGAAACACGATTGAAAGCGGGACACCCTCGAATCCGAACGAATCACGTATCTGGTTTTCCAGATACCGGCGATACGACTCCCGTATCCCGTCCGGATAGTTGCAGAAGAAGGCAAACACCGGCGGGCCGACACTCACCTGCGATACGTACTTGATTCGAACAAACCGATTCCGGTGTGTCGGCGGGTACGACCGTTCGACTGCGGCCAGCATCGTATCGTTGAGTTTGCTGGTCGGTACTCGTTTCGAACGTTCATCAACAATTTCTAGCGCCCGATCCACCAGCTTGTGGGTTCGCTGCTTGGTCAGCGCCGAGATGAACACAACCGGCACGTAATCGAGCGTCTGCAATCTGTCGTGGATGGCACGCTCCACATCCCGTGCCGTATTGGTCTCCTTGTCCACCAGATCCCACTTGTTCATTCCGATCAACAGACCTTTTCGCAGGCGCTCCGCCTCCTTCAACACTCTGATGTCCTGGGCCTCCAATCCATCGGTGGCGTCGATGAGCAGAATGGCGACGTCGCACTCCCGGATGGCTCTCTCGGTACGAAGCACGGAATAGAATTCAATATTCTCGCGGACCCTGGCTTTCCTTCGGAGTCCCGCGGTATCCACGAGCGTGATCTCACGGCCGTGATACTTCATCACCGTGTCGATGGAGTCACGCGTGGTCCCGCTGACCTCAGTAACGATGGTCCGATCAACGCCCAGCAAGGCGTTTACGAGTGACGACTTCCCGACGTTTGGGCGCCCGATGACGGCGATCCTGGGACCGGACGACTTCGCCACCGACGCTCCTTCAGTCGGCAGCTGACGCGTAATGTCGTCAAGCAACTCGCCCGTACCGGTGCCATTGGTAGCACTGACCGGAAAGACCTCACCGAGTCCGAACGAATAGAACTCACTTGCATCCCATCTGAGCTTCTCGTTGTCGGCTTTGTTAGCCATCACGACTACGGGCTTGGACGATGACCGGAGCAGCGCTGCCACACGATCGTCCAGGTCCGTGACGCCCGCCCTTACATCCACAACAAACAAGACCAGGTCAGCTTCGTCGACGGCAATCTCGACCTGCTCTTTTACCGCTTGCTCAAACCGGTCGGTCGACGCTTCGACGTACCCCCCGGTATCCACGACGTCGAAATCGACACCATTCCAGATGGCATTGCCGTACACCCGATCGCGTGTCACGCCGGACTCATCGTGCGTGATCGCCGCACGTGATTCCGTGAGTCGGTTGAAGATGGTCGACTTGCCGACGTTCGGACGACCTACGATGGCAACAAGGGGCATGAAAGAACCGCGTGTTCGACTGAAATTTTCGGATTCCGGGCTCGGAGTCCGAAGCGGAAGGAAAATAGCCCGCTGCCGTTGTGGGCGAAACAAGGGCCCGCGAACTTCCCACCAATGATGAATGATGACCTAGACGCGGTCCTTGCGCTCGATGTGAAGAGCTCTGAACAGCATATACGCCGCGTTCGCCGTTTCGGTCGTAAACCAGTAGTTCACACCGGCCCCGACTGCAGCACCTGCTATCGGTATCGCCTGAGCAATCTTTCGGCCCAGGACGTTCTTGACAATCTCGCGAGGGGCATGCCGATTCTGATCTTTGAATGATCCACGGACGCGGCCCTTGTACTCGAGATCGTTCGCAAAGGCCGCCGCCGCAACGCTGATCTCCCGGACGGCGCTGCTCTTCGATTCGCGCCCTCCCGTTGCAGCAACATTGAATACCGACAACACAAGCGGCTGGAACTCGGGGCCACTCAACTCGAATCCGTAGCACGCGGCGATCTGTTGAATGAGTCTGAGGTTGATCCCGAACAGCAGCGGGATGTCCGCCGCGATCAAAACGAGTCCACCCAGACCTGCGCCGCCGCCTTCGATGGCCGCCATCACGACGTTCTCCGTGAAGCGTCCCTGCGCCAGCTCGTCCAACTTCTCCATGGACTGATTTCTCAGATCACTGATCTGTTCCACCTCCAGCCCGAGGGCCTTCGCCTCCGCGATGACGTCCTCGGTGTTGTGGGTCCACTCCGATGCATCATTGATGATCGAGAGGAATTGGGACACGATCTGATCGGCTTGCTCCTCGATTTCCGGAGAAACCACCTGTCGAACAACCCAGTCGAGCGGCTGCATGGCCCAGTTGACGGCCTGCATAACGAGTGAACCTTCCGTCCGCTGCCAGTCCTCGATCTCCCGCTGGACGCCCTTTTCGTAAGATGTGAGACGCATGGTGTACCTGATCGGCGATCACCACGTCCCCGGGGTCAACGCCAGCTACTGCATGATATCGTATTTCTTCAGCAGCCGATACATCGTCGCGCGGCCAATTCCCAACTCTACCGCGGCACGATCCACATTGCCTTCGCATAGCTGATAGGCACGCTCAACAGCCTGCCTCTTGAGTTCGTCAAGCGACATGATGTCTTGCTCGTCGGTTCCAAGAACCACCGCCGAGGCGGGCATCCGACTGCTTCCAGCACCTTTACTGACCGGAGGCCTGTCAGGTTGCATCCCGACCGCTCCGCCTTCACCCGCACGTGCCATTACGGCACGCTCGATCCACGGCGATACGGCGACGCGATCAAACAACATCAGATCGTCGGCCTGCATTTCGTCGCTGTCGGCGATGAGAACGGCCCGTTCCACAGCGCTTTTGAGCTCGCGAACGTTACCCGGCCAGGCGTAGTCCAGAATTGACCGCTTTGCGCTGGACGAGAGGTGCTTCCCGCTGAATTCGGGATGTTTTGAGATGTATTCCTTCAGGAAATAATCCGCCAATCGAAGAATGTCCTGGCCACGCTCGCGCAGCGGAGGTAGCGTGATCGGGAACTGGAACAACCGGTAGTAAAGGTCCTCCCTGAACTTCCCTTCCCGAATCCTCGCCATGATGTCGCGGTTGGTCGCACTGATCACGCGAGTGTCAAAGTGAATGGTCTCATTGCCGCCTACCCGAGTGAGATCATACGACTGCAGCGCCCGAAGAAGTTTGGCCTGCAGATCCAGATCCAGCTCTCCGATCTCGTCGAGGAAAATCGTACCACCGTCCGACTGTTCAAACTTGCCAATCTTTCGAGCGTGTGCCCCGGTGAACGATCCTTTCTCATGACCGAAGAGCTCGCTCTCCATCAGCTCACGCGGGATGGCCGCACAGTTGACGATTACGAACGGACCCTTCTTCCGGGCGGAGTTGTAGTGTATAGCCTTAGCGACCAGCTCCTTTCCTGTACCACTCTCGCCCTGGACGACTACCGTCAGATCTCCCTTCAGCGTCTTCTCAATGGTCTTGTAAACCTGCTGCATGACGGGGCTCTCCCCTACAAGTCCGCTGATCGAGTAGCGCTTCTTGACCTCTCCCCGGAGATTGTTCAGCTCGCGCTCCATCGCAACTTTTTCCCGAACATTCTTCACGACGGCGTCGAGCTTCACAAGCTCGTCCTGCCCCTTGGCGATGTAGTCGTACGCGCCGGCCTGCATCGCCTCGACAGCAACGTCGATCACACCCTGGGCGGAGATCATCACGACCGGAACTTCAGGATGACCTTCCTTCAACTGCCGGAGGGTCTCCATGCCGCCGATGCCCGGCATCATGATGTCGAGCAGGATCATGTCGGGCTCGCCGGAAAGTTGCTCCAGCATCTCCTCCCCGCGGTTGAAGACGTGCACGTCATGATCGACGTTCTTCTCCAGCCGGAAGCTCAACATGCGGGCGTAGTGTCTGTCGTCGTCAACAACGTAGATCTTGAACTTCATAATCGTGGGTCGGCGAACAACCGCCTGCCAACCGGCTGGTAGGCGTCCGGACGGCGTATCAAATTGAGATTACAACTGCCCTATTATTCGACTGAGACAGCCAATTCTTAAGGCGTTGCGCCTGGCCCGACAGGTCGCCGCAGCAGTACCGGAGCGCCTCAAATGGATCAAGGCGGGAGCGACCTGGCTGCGCCGTCACTCTACCCGGATCCACCCGATAAAG from Rhodothermales bacterium encodes the following:
- a CDS encoding NADH-quinone oxidoreductase subunit I; this encodes MPGTPLNTAKKNERKLNFWERLYLPEVARGLGYSFRKMVKEPSYTVQYPEEQWYPPDGYRGRPVLVEEHGRPRCVSCNLCARACPPMAISMQSQEIEGPKEREPEWFEINMLRCIYCGFCEEVCPEEAIVMSKEYDMTFQNRDEAIFGLDKLLVPMERIVDRLEFLEMARNKQYGQNWDFQKDNNIHSLRDRPFLKWLEDGGATDAAGSATP
- a CDS encoding adenylate/guanylate cyclase domain-containing protein yields the protein MYLGIKFGISLALIGAAAHMLWGTSETVLYTMWTGFLIGLLVGSAEIAFSHPLAGRFPYSIVLLVRTTCYFAVSLVGIYGVLLLYLNKIGMTSMALRDPLVFADISTKYFLTNVNVLYILSLTLATTVVWQLKSFFGKGVLFNYLTGRYHKPRIEERIFMFLDLNDATTLAEQLGSRRFSSLLGDFFKDIDAAITRSRGQVFQYVGDEVVVVWKPQYGLMNSNCVNAFFMAETMVERRKGYYLTKYNSVPSFKASLHLGEVTISEVGISKREIAYHGDTINTASRICSAAHVLGKRLLLSRAVRDQISQNGDIYFDDLGEHEVKGKYDRIHLYSV
- the der gene encoding ribosome biogenesis GTPase Der, which codes for MPLVAIVGRPNVGKSTIFNRLTESRAAITHDESGVTRDRVYGNAIWNGVDFDVVDTGGYVEASTDRFEQAVKEQVEIAVDEADLVLFVVDVRAGVTDLDDRVAALLRSSSKPVVVMANKADNEKLRWDASEFYSFGLGEVFPVSATNGTGTGELLDDITRQLPTEGASVAKSSGPRIAVIGRPNVGKSSLVNALLGVDRTIVTEVSGTTRDSIDTVMKYHGREITLVDTAGLRRKARVRENIEFYSVLRTERAIRECDVAILLIDATDGLEAQDIRVLKEAERLRKGLLIGMNKWDLVDKETNTARDVERAIHDRLQTLDYVPVVFISALTKQRTHKLVDRALEIVDERSKRVPTSKLNDTMLAAVERSYPPTHRNRFVRIKYVSQVSVGPPVFAFFCNYPDGIRESYRRYLENQIRDSFGFEGVPLSIVFRKK
- a CDS encoding EcsC family protein, with amino-acid sequence MRYTMRLTSYEKGVQREIEDWQRTEGSLVMQAVNWAMQPLDWVVRQVVSPEIEEQADQIVSQFLSIINDASEWTHNTEDVIAEAKALGLEVEQISDLRNQSMEKLDELAQGRFTENVVMAAIEGGGAGLGGLVLIAADIPLLFGINLRLIQQIAACYGFELSGPEFQPLVLSVFNVAATGGRESKSSAVREISVAAAAFANDLEYKGRVRGSFKDQNRHAPREIVKNVLGRKIAQAIPIAGAAVGAGVNYWFTTETANAAYMLFRALHIERKDRV
- a CDS encoding sigma-54-dependent Fis family transcriptional regulator: MKFKIYVVDDDRHYARMLSFRLEKNVDHDVHVFNRGEEMLEQLSGEPDMILLDIMMPGIGGMETLRQLKEGHPEVPVVMISAQGVIDVAVEAMQAGAYDYIAKGQDELVKLDAVVKNVREKVAMERELNNLRGEVKKRYSISGLVGESPVMQQVYKTIEKTLKGDLTVVVQGESGTGKELVAKAIHYNSARKKGPFVIVNCAAIPRELMESELFGHEKGSFTGAHARKIGKFEQSDGGTIFLDEIGELDLDLQAKLLRALQSYDLTRVGGNETIHFDTRVISATNRDIMARIREGKFREDLYYRLFQFPITLPPLRERGQDILRLADYFLKEYISKHPEFSGKHLSSSAKRSILDYAWPGNVRELKSAVERAVLIADSDEMQADDLMLFDRVAVSPWIERAVMARAGEGGAVGMQPDRPPVSKGAGSSRMPASAVVLGTDEQDIMSLDELKRQAVERAYQLCEGNVDRAAVELGIGRATMYRLLKKYDIMQ